The following coding sequences lie in one Hymenobacter sp. J193 genomic window:
- a CDS encoding alpha/beta hydrolase → MFNNTHPLRHRYFKARDGGRLHTARYGRRSPHTILLLHGVGASGAALHEAAGRLQQATGAEVYALDLRGHGRSAGRAGDVDYIGQYADDVADVAAALRRDKPRGKLVLAGHSMGGGIALLYGQQASPRVDGLLLLAPLLGHDSPALAAALPPAGPDSANASGPDLMHVHIGRIIGLKMLNSVQLHQHDSLPVLFLNVPPAAPLRHYSYRANASMAPEHYAAGLRAVTGPLLVLVGGQDEVFAAEAQHRAVQAHSRGQVEVVAGASHNGLCREARTFQVVREWFARL, encoded by the coding sequence TTGTTTAACAACACCCACCCACTGCGGCACCGCTACTTCAAGGCCCGCGACGGGGGGCGTCTGCACACCGCCCGGTACGGCCGCCGCTCTCCCCATACCATCCTGTTGCTGCACGGCGTGGGGGCCAGTGGTGCCGCGCTGCACGAGGCCGCCGGCCGACTGCAGCAAGCGACCGGTGCCGAAGTGTACGCCCTCGACCTGCGCGGGCATGGCCGCTCGGCCGGCCGGGCCGGCGATGTGGACTACATCGGGCAGTACGCCGATGACGTAGCCGACGTGGCGGCGGCCCTCCGGCGCGACAAGCCCCGGGGCAAGCTCGTGCTGGCCGGGCACAGCATGGGCGGGGGCATTGCCCTGCTCTACGGGCAGCAGGCCAGCCCCCGGGTAGACGGCCTGCTGCTGCTGGCCCCGCTGCTGGGCCACGACTCGCCGGCCTTGGCCGCCGCGCTCCCGCCGGCTGGCCCCGACAGCGCCAACGCCAGCGGCCCCGATTTGATGCACGTACATATCGGGCGTATCATTGGGCTGAAAATGCTGAACAGCGTGCAGTTGCACCAGCACGATAGCCTGCCCGTGCTCTTCCTGAATGTACCGCCCGCCGCGCCGCTGCGGCACTATTCGTACCGCGCCAACGCCAGCATGGCCCCCGAGCACTACGCCGCCGGCCTGCGGGCCGTGACCGGGCCCCTGCTGGTGCTGGTGGGCGGGCAGGACGAGGTGTTTGCCGCCGAGGCCCAGCACCGGGCCGTGCAGGCCCACAGCCGCGGACAGGTGGAAGTGGTGGCCGGGGCCAGCCACAACGGCCTTTGCCGCGAGGCCCGCACGTTCCAGGTGGTCCGGGAGTGGTTTGCCCGCCTGTAG